Proteins encoded together in one Terriglobia bacterium window:
- a CDS encoding SPOR domain-containing protein: MGDQETDQAQDTEITLSTGKLLGIFFGLAIVCGLFFTLGYMLGHASAAGGKTEIVGSVPTGGSSAGKPSATNKGDSSQNPAASTSTPAPAQTPRPGASPSPSPAQDASSTTSGSFMVQVAAVSKQEDAEILVNALRKKQYPVFIANVPGDALFHVQVGPFSDQREAEAMRSRLAGDGYNPILKK; the protein is encoded by the coding sequence ATGGGCGATCAGGAAACCGATCAGGCGCAGGACACTGAAATCACATTGAGCACCGGAAAATTGCTGGGAATCTTCTTCGGCTTGGCGATAGTCTGCGGGCTGTTCTTTACTCTGGGATACATGCTGGGACACGCCAGCGCCGCCGGCGGCAAGACGGAAATCGTAGGCAGCGTCCCCACCGGTGGTAGTTCCGCGGGCAAACCCTCCGCCACCAATAAAGGCGACTCCAGCCAAAACCCGGCAGCATCAACCAGCACTCCGGCGCCCGCGCAGACTCCTCGCCCCGGCGCTTCCCCGTCGCCCAGCCCGGCCCAGGACGCGTCCAGCACAACCAGCGGGAGCTTTATGGTCCAGGTGGCGGCGGTTTCCAAACAAGAGGACGCGGAAATCCTGGTCAACGCGCTACGCAAGAAGCAATATCCGGTTTTCATCGCCAACGTGCCCGGCGACGCGCTCTTCCACGTCCAGGTCGGTCCCTTCAGTGACCAACGAGAAGCGGAAGCCATGCGCAGCCGTCTGGCTGGCGACGGATATAACCCGATCTTGAAGAAATAG
- a CDS encoding D-glycerate dehydrogenase produces the protein MSNSFRIFATCHIGDAAENLLREKGCDLEIYPGPEAPHKSVIVEKVRSGVDGLITTLRDPIDAEVFEAGEGTLKVVSQIAVGFDNINRADANRYRVPFTNTPEVLNDTTAEFAFFMMGALSRRLWDSEKMVREGKWGAWHPFLPFLGDEITGKTIAIIGTGRIGLALIKKCTGFDMNVLCYDPVYQNHRFAADMQELMDLRHKLGMVKEKNWIKYVSLDEALGEADYVSLHVPLVREGKMPTYHLINERTLKLMRKDAYLINAARGPVIDEAALAKALKERWIAGAALDVFEHEPLSSESPLLDPEIEDRCRLYPHFASAGRITRLSVDPKKGMAGRCVQGLLDVLEGNYGGDRTRMPYVVNKEAWTGSGADGEGI, from the coding sequence ATGTCAAATTCATTCAGAATCTTTGCCACCTGCCACATCGGCGATGCCGCCGAAAATCTTCTGCGCGAAAAAGGGTGCGACTTGGAAATCTATCCCGGTCCGGAAGCGCCGCATAAGAGCGTGATCGTGGAGAAAGTACGCAGCGGTGTGGACGGACTGATCACCACGCTGCGCGATCCCATTGATGCCGAGGTTTTTGAGGCCGGCGAAGGAACGCTGAAAGTGGTCTCGCAGATAGCCGTGGGGTTCGACAATATCAACCGCGCGGACGCCAATCGATACCGCGTTCCCTTTACCAACACGCCGGAAGTCCTAAACGACACCACCGCGGAATTTGCTTTCTTCATGATGGGAGCGCTCTCCCGCCGCTTGTGGGACAGCGAGAAGATGGTGCGCGAAGGGAAATGGGGCGCGTGGCACCCGTTTCTTCCATTCCTGGGCGATGAGATCACGGGGAAGACCATCGCCATCATTGGCACTGGAAGAATCGGGCTGGCGCTGATCAAAAAGTGTACCGGCTTTGACATGAACGTCCTCTGCTACGATCCGGTATACCAAAACCACCGGTTTGCGGCGGATATGCAGGAATTGATGGACCTGCGCCACAAGCTTGGGATGGTGAAGGAAAAGAACTGGATCAAATACGTGAGCCTGGATGAGGCGCTGGGCGAAGCGGACTACGTGAGCTTGCATGTTCCGTTGGTTCGCGAAGGCAAAATGCCCACCTACCACCTGATCAACGAACGTACGCTGAAGCTCATGCGCAAAGACGCATACTTGATCAATGCCGCGCGCGGTCCGGTGATTGATGAAGCTGCGCTGGCGAAAGCTCTAAAAGAGCGATGGATCGCCGGAGCGGCGCTGGACGTGTTTGAACACGAGCCACTGTCTTCTGAATCGCCGTTGCTAGACCCGGAGATCGAAGACCGCTGCCGCTTATATCCGCACTTTGCTAGCGCGGGAAGGATTACGCGCTTGTCCGTTGATCCGAAAAAAGGGATGGCGGGACGGTGCGTCCAGGGCTTGCTGGATGTCCTGGAAGGGAATTACGGCGGTGACAGAACGCGAATGCCGTACGTTGTGAACAAAGAGGCGTGGACGGGATCGGGCGCCGATGGGGAAGGGATTTGA
- a CDS encoding slipin family protein, translating into MREYERAVIFRFGHLQQEAKGPGIIVVFAPVDKMVRVDLRQQALEVPPQDIITRDNVTLKVNAVIYWRVLNAPQAVVQVQNYYWQTQQFAQTTLRSVLGEVELDELLAHRDKLNARIQSILDGHTAPYGVKVSNVEVKQVDLPESMLRAMAKQAEAEREKRAKIIHAEGEFAASQRLMEAAHILSGEPIAIQLRYLQTLTEIGVEKNTTIVFPLPVDILTAITKALESVAKK; encoded by the coding sequence ATGCGCGAATACGAACGCGCCGTGATCTTCCGCTTCGGGCACTTGCAACAGGAAGCCAAAGGCCCGGGCATCATCGTGGTGTTTGCGCCGGTAGACAAGATGGTCCGCGTGGACCTGCGCCAGCAGGCCCTGGAAGTTCCCCCGCAAGACATCATCACCCGCGACAACGTCACGCTGAAAGTAAACGCCGTCATCTACTGGCGCGTGCTGAACGCTCCTCAGGCCGTGGTCCAAGTACAGAATTACTACTGGCAGACCCAGCAGTTCGCGCAGACCACCCTGCGTTCCGTGCTGGGCGAAGTGGAGCTCGATGAACTTCTGGCCCATCGCGACAAGCTCAACGCCCGCATCCAGAGCATCCTTGACGGGCACACCGCGCCCTACGGCGTAAAGGTCTCCAACGTGGAAGTCAAGCAGGTTGATCTGCCGGAGTCCATGCTGCGCGCCATGGCCAAGCAGGCGGAAGCCGAGCGCGAAAAACGCGCCAAGATCATTCACGCCGAAGGCGAATTTGCCGCCTCCCAGCGCCTCATGGAAGCCGCCCACATCCTTTCCGGCGAGCCCATTGCCATTCAGCTCCGCTACCTGCAGACGCTCACCGAAATCGGCGTGGAGAAAAACACCACCATCGTATTCCCCCTGCCGGTGGATATTCTTACCGCCATTACCAAGGCCCTGGAGAGCGTCGCGAAAAAATAA
- a CDS encoding acyloxyacyl hydrolase, whose translation MSSFFSVSPCLRGGIAAVVFLLVAAGIAGAQSSRPLDGQPWDIGVWASGGFSVPGGTKDTQVFDAGVRLGKVLTDDHLAGFVRGKFEWSADLMPVYYVLQPNPAKDAYGAAFNPLNLKWNFTRGERTVPYLELGGGVLFSRHDVPLNTSHVNFLTHAALGVHFFNSQKRAFTASVRYEHISNAGLSVPNPGVNTVQFMVGMNWFK comes from the coding sequence TTGTCATCATTTTTCTCCGTGTCTCCGTGTCTCCGTGGTGGAATTGCTGCGGTTGTCTTCCTGTTGGTGGCTGCAGGCATCGCTGGCGCGCAATCTTCCAGGCCGCTGGACGGCCAGCCCTGGGACATTGGCGTGTGGGCCAGCGGAGGATTCAGCGTCCCCGGCGGGACGAAAGACACGCAGGTGTTTGATGCCGGCGTTCGCCTGGGCAAAGTGCTGACGGACGATCACCTTGCCGGGTTCGTGCGCGGGAAGTTTGAGTGGTCGGCGGACCTGATGCCGGTCTATTACGTACTGCAGCCAAATCCGGCTAAAGATGCTTATGGGGCAGCATTTAACCCGCTAAACCTCAAGTGGAACTTTACCCGTGGGGAACGCACGGTCCCGTACCTGGAGCTGGGCGGAGGAGTGCTTTTCAGCCGTCATGACGTGCCGCTCAACACTTCGCACGTGAATTTTCTGACGCACGCAGCGCTGGGCGTGCATTTCTTCAACAGCCAGAAACGGGCTTTTACAGCAAGCGTCCGCTATGAACACATTTCGAATGCCGGACTCTCGGTGCCTAACCCGGGGGTGAACACGGTGCAGTTTATGGTGGGGATGAATTGGTTTAAGTGA
- a CDS encoding DUF4256 domain-containing protein, which produces MRATRARNSNSTKKDLSPKQREELLRTLQARFEKNMNRHKGLAWAQVQARLEPNAEKLWSLHEMERTGGEPDVVGHDKKTGEYIFYDCSAESPKDRRSVCYDREALASRKEHKPKDSATDMATAMGIELLTEEQYRELQKLGNFDTKTSSWVKTPSDIRKLGGAIFCDRRYNTVFVYHNGAESYYAARGFRGSLRV; this is translated from the coding sequence ATGAGAGCAACAAGAGCGCGAAACAGTAACAGCACTAAAAAGGACTTGTCACCAAAACAACGTGAAGAACTGCTCAGAACATTGCAAGCCCGTTTTGAGAAGAACATGAACCGCCACAAAGGGCTTGCATGGGCTCAAGTGCAGGCAAGGCTGGAGCCGAACGCCGAAAAGCTGTGGTCGCTCCATGAAATGGAAAGAACTGGCGGTGAACCGGACGTTGTTGGTCATGATAAAAAGACGGGCGAATACATTTTTTATGATTGTTCAGCGGAAAGTCCTAAAGATCGCAGAAGCGTTTGTTACGACCGTGAAGCGCTGGCGTCAAGGAAAGAACATAAACCAAAAGATAGCGCTACTGATATGGCAACGGCCATGGGCATTGAACTCCTCACGGAAGAACAATATCGAGAGTTGCAGAAGCTTGGAAATTTCGATACGAAGACGTCGAGCTGGGTGAAAACGCCTTCTGATATCAGAAAACTCGGTGGCGCCATCTTTTGTGATCGCCGCTACAACACTGTTTTCGTGTATCACAACGGTGCGGAATCTTACTATGCCGCCCGGGGCTTCCGTGGATCGCTAAGGGTCTGA
- a CDS encoding YebC/PmpR family DNA-binding transcriptional regulator, whose protein sequence is MSGHSKWATIKHKKGALDAKRGKIFTRLIKEITMAAKSGGGDVEGNPRLRGAVAAAKAENMPADNIKRAIQRGTGELEGVNYEEILFEGYGPGGVALLVEVTTDNRNRTVSDIRHMFTKGGGNLGESGSVAWMFHKKGSIIVSKAKSKEDDLMNIVLEQGGDDLNDDGDSWEIITPPSAFETVLEAVKKSGAEVLHSQVGMIPKTYVKLEGAAANQMIRLLETIEDHDDVQNVYSNFDVDQKQLEEVAG, encoded by the coding sequence ATGTCTGGCCATTCAAAATGGGCCACAATCAAGCACAAAAAGGGCGCGCTGGACGCCAAGCGCGGCAAGATTTTCACCCGTCTGATCAAGGAAATCACCATGGCCGCCAAGAGCGGAGGCGGTGACGTGGAAGGCAACCCGCGTCTGCGTGGGGCGGTGGCCGCGGCCAAGGCGGAGAACATGCCGGCGGACAACATCAAACGCGCCATCCAGCGCGGCACCGGCGAGCTGGAAGGCGTGAACTACGAAGAAATTCTGTTCGAAGGCTACGGCCCTGGCGGCGTCGCACTGCTGGTGGAAGTGACCACGGACAACCGCAACCGCACGGTGAGCGACATCCGTCACATGTTTACCAAGGGCGGCGGGAACCTGGGTGAATCCGGCTCCGTGGCCTGGATGTTCCACAAGAAGGGCTCCATCATCGTCTCCAAGGCCAAATCTAAAGAAGACGACTTGATGAACATTGTCCTGGAGCAGGGCGGGGACGACCTTAACGACGATGGCGACAGTTGGGAGATTATCACTCCGCCCAGCGCTTTTGAGACCGTGCTGGAAGCGGTGAAGAAGTCAGGCGCTGAAGTTCTGCATTCTCAAGTGGGAATGATTCCGAAGACGTACGTGAAACTGGAAGGCGCAGCCGCCAACCAGATGATCCGTCTGCTGGAGACCATTGAAGACCACGACGACGTACAGAACGTGTATTCCAATTTTGACGTGGACCAGAAACAGCTGGAAGAAGTTGCGGGGTAG
- the purQ gene encoding phosphoribosylformylglycinamidine synthase subunit PurQ: MKFGVIIFPGSNCDQDSYHAAITATGQQAAFLWHESHNLENCDAIIVPGGFAYGDYLRTGAIAKFAPIMDEVQKFAASGGLVIGICNGFQILCEAGLLPGALMRNAGLKYICKFVDLRVENAETPFTNACKQGDVLRIPIGHMEGNYYCDAATLDALKRQNRIVFRYATPDGRITAEANPNGSLDNIAGICNEGRNVLGMMPHPDRCSEALLGSDDGAKIFKSMANALVTAR; encoded by the coding sequence ATGAAATTCGGCGTCATCATCTTCCCCGGCTCCAACTGCGACCAGGACAGCTACCACGCAGCCATCACTGCCACCGGACAGCAAGCAGCGTTCCTGTGGCACGAATCGCACAACCTGGAAAACTGTGACGCCATCATTGTCCCCGGCGGCTTCGCCTACGGCGACTACCTGCGCACCGGCGCCATCGCCAAATTCGCGCCCATCATGGACGAAGTCCAGAAATTCGCCGCCTCCGGCGGGCTGGTCATCGGCATCTGCAACGGCTTCCAGATCCTATGTGAAGCCGGACTGCTGCCCGGCGCGCTCATGCGCAACGCCGGGCTCAAATACATCTGCAAGTTCGTTGACCTCCGCGTGGAAAACGCTGAAACGCCGTTCACCAACGCCTGCAAACAAGGCGACGTCCTGCGTATCCCTATCGGCCACATGGAAGGCAACTACTATTGCGACGCGGCGACTCTGGACGCGCTCAAGCGCCAGAACCGCATCGTCTTCCGCTACGCCACTCCCGACGGCCGCATCACGGCGGAAGCCAATCCCAACGGGTCCTTAGATAATATTGCGGGCATCTGCAATGAAGGCCGCAACGTCCTGGGCATGATGCCCCATCCTGACCGTTGCAGCGAAGCGTTGCTCGGCTCCGACGACGGCGCCAAGATCTTTAAGTCGATGGCCAACGCGCTAGTGACAGCGCGCTAA
- the ftcD gene encoding glutamate formimidoyltransferase, with product MSSLVQCVPNFSEGRDKAVVDAIVDAMKVPGVYLLDREMDSDHNRCVITLVGDREAIAEAAIRGVGKAAELIDLTKHQGAHPRIGAADVIPFIPIEGVTIEDCAAIARKVGEEIWKRFKIPVYLYEAAATSPERQNLENIRRGQFEGLRDDIQVNPARNPDFGEAKLHPTAGATVVGARKALIAYNVFLNTTNVDIAKKIAKAIRFSSGGLRYVKAAGFEVRGLAQVSMNLTDFEQTPVARAFEFVKREAARYGVTPLSSEIVGLIPKKALEQAAEWFLQVENFDSSLILENRLAGVMSGTVAAGGLRAGVEPFIEQLAAPTATPGGGSASAAAGAMAAALASMVAGMSRGKKAYLQYEAELSQALARLAQLREELKAAIDADAESYNQVMAAYKAAKTATDGDLMIESAMKGATTVPFETAQKVREVADIAEKLRPITSPNMASDLTVALALARAAIEGAVSNVEINLATLKDATFVKEMRSKVGQIQR from the coding sequence ATGTCTTCTCTGGTTCAATGTGTTCCGAATTTCTCTGAAGGCCGCGACAAAGCGGTGGTTGACGCCATTGTGGACGCCATGAAAGTGCCGGGCGTCTATCTGCTCGACCGCGAAATGGATTCCGACCACAACCGCTGCGTGATCACGCTGGTGGGCGATCGCGAGGCGATTGCCGAAGCGGCCATTCGCGGCGTGGGCAAAGCGGCGGAGCTGATTGACCTGACCAAGCATCAGGGCGCGCATCCGCGCATCGGCGCGGCGGACGTGATTCCGTTCATTCCCATTGAGGGCGTGACGATTGAAGACTGCGCGGCCATCGCGCGCAAGGTGGGAGAGGAAATCTGGAAGCGCTTCAAGATTCCTGTCTATCTCTACGAAGCGGCGGCGACGAGCCCGGAGCGGCAGAACCTGGAGAACATTCGTCGGGGCCAATTTGAAGGCCTGCGGGACGATATACAGGTCAATCCGGCGCGCAATCCGGACTTCGGCGAAGCCAAACTGCATCCCACGGCGGGCGCGACGGTGGTGGGTGCGCGCAAGGCGCTCATCGCGTACAACGTGTTTCTCAACACGACGAATGTTGATATCGCCAAGAAGATTGCCAAGGCGATACGGTTTTCCTCCGGAGGGCTGCGTTATGTGAAAGCCGCGGGATTTGAGGTCCGCGGGCTGGCCCAGGTGTCCATGAACCTGACCGATTTTGAGCAGACACCGGTGGCCCGCGCCTTCGAGTTCGTGAAGCGGGAAGCGGCGCGTTATGGCGTGACGCCGCTGAGCAGCGAGATTGTCGGGCTGATTCCTAAAAAAGCGCTGGAGCAAGCTGCAGAGTGGTTTCTGCAGGTGGAGAACTTTGATTCGTCGCTGATATTGGAAAACCGGCTGGCCGGCGTGATGAGCGGAACGGTCGCAGCCGGCGGACTGCGCGCAGGAGTTGAACCGTTCATCGAACAGTTGGCAGCGCCCACAGCAACACCGGGTGGAGGAAGCGCGTCGGCAGCCGCGGGAGCCATGGCCGCGGCGCTGGCCAGCATGGTCGCCGGGATGTCACGCGGCAAGAAAGCTTATCTTCAATATGAAGCCGAATTGAGCCAGGCGCTGGCACGGCTGGCGCAACTGCGCGAAGAGTTGAAAGCCGCGATTGATGCCGACGCGGAAAGCTACAACCAGGTGATGGCTGCCTACAAAGCCGCCAAGACGGCAACCGACGGCGACCTGATGATCGAATCGGCGATGAAGGGAGCAACTACAGTCCCTTTTGAAACGGCGCAAAAGGTGCGCGAGGTGGCGGACATCGCGGAGAAACTGCGGCCCATCACCAGTCCCAACATGGCGTCTGACCTGACGGTGGCGCTGGCCCTGGCCAGGGCAGCGATCGAAGGGGCGGTTTCCAACGTGGAAATCAACCTGGCCACGCTAAAAGACGCAACATTTGTGAAGGAGATGCGTTCTAAAGTAGGCCAGATCCAGAGGTGA
- a CDS encoding sulfite oxidase-like oxidoreductase produces MDDLGIFSGNERKQKEQEMRDSGRLPAGQSLTLKWPVLHYGSVPRFDPARWDFRMWGLVANPVKLSWNDFNTLPRYHSRSDFHCVTRWSRFDNEWDGVAFKDVLKLAQVKSEAKYVLVHAEQGFTANVPLADLDRDGVLLATHHDGEALSADHGYPLRLIVPHLYAWKSVKWVRGFEFLEHDAPGFWEQNGYHMYGDPFKEQRFDTD; encoded by the coding sequence ATGGACGACCTGGGCATATTTTCCGGCAATGAACGCAAGCAGAAAGAGCAGGAAATGCGGGATTCGGGCCGCCTGCCTGCGGGGCAGTCGCTCACGCTGAAGTGGCCGGTGCTGCACTATGGCTCGGTGCCGCGCTTTGATCCGGCGCGATGGGACTTCCGCATGTGGGGCCTGGTGGCGAACCCAGTGAAACTGTCCTGGAATGACTTCAACACGCTGCCGCGATATCACAGCCGCAGTGATTTTCATTGTGTCACCCGCTGGAGCCGTTTTGACAACGAGTGGGACGGAGTGGCGTTCAAAGACGTTCTGAAGCTGGCGCAAGTCAAGTCCGAAGCCAAGTATGTTCTGGTCCACGCCGAGCAGGGGTTCACGGCGAACGTCCCGCTGGCGGACCTGGACCGCGACGGCGTGCTCCTGGCGACGCATCACGATGGCGAAGCGCTCTCCGCCGATCATGGTTATCCCCTGCGCCTGATTGTCCCGCACTTGTACGCGTGGAAGTCAGTGAAGTGGGTGCGCGGGTTTGAGTTCCTGGAGCACGACGCTCCGGGCTTTTGGGAACAGAACGGCTATCACATGTATGGCGATCCGTTCAAAGAACAAAGGTTTGATACGGATTGA